In the genome of Sciurus carolinensis chromosome 3, mSciCar1.2, whole genome shotgun sequence, one region contains:
- the Mrpl12 gene encoding 39S ribosomal protein L12, mitochondrial produces MLPATARRLWGPLLGLRGAALRLARQQAPGVCAVRHMRSSSRRRGEALAGAPLDNTPKEYPPKIQQLVQDIASLTLLEISDLNELLKKTLKIQDVGLMPTSGVVPGALPAAAVPEAAEEEDLPKQKEQTHFTVRLTEAKPVDKVKLIKEIKNYIQGINLVQAKKLVESLPQEIKANVAKAEAEKIKAALEAVGGTVVLE; encoded by the exons ATGCTGCCGGCGACCGCCCGACGCCTGTGGGGGCCGCTCCTCGGGCTTCGGGGCGCCGCGCTCCGCCTCGCCAG ACAACAGGCGCCGGGTGTCTGCGCCGTGCGACACATGAGGAGCAGCAGCCGCCGACGGGGTGAGGCGCTGGCTGGGGCACCCCTGGACAACACCCCCAAGGAGTACCCCCCCAAGATCCAGCAGCTCGTCCAGGACATCGCCAGCCTCACGCTCCTGGAGATCTCAGACCTCAATGAACTGCTGAAG AAAACGTTGAAGATCCAGGACGTTGGCCTCATGCCGACCAGTGGAGTAGTACCTGGAGCCCTCCCTGCTGCGGCAGTCCCTGAG GCGGCAGAGGAGGAAGACCTCCCGAAACAGAAAGAACAGACGCATTTTACCGTCCGCTTGACAGAGGCAAAGCCTGTTGACAAAGTGAAACTGATCAAAGAGATCAAGAACTACATCCAGGGCATAAACCTTGTCCAG GCCAAGAAGCTGGTGGAGTCCCTGCCCCAGGAAATCAAAGCTAATGTTGCCAAAGCCGAGGCAGAGAAGATAAAGGCAGCCCTGGAGGCCGTGGGCGGCACTGTGGTTCTGGAATAG
- the Arl16 gene encoding ADP-ribosylation factor-like protein 16 isoform X1 — MCLLLGAAGVGKTLLVKRLQKLSARDCKGDLGEPPPTRPTVGTNLTDIVAQRKITIRELGGCMGPIWSSYCGNCHSLLFMMDASNPTQLSASCVQLLGLLSSEQLAEASVLILFNKIDLPCYMTMEEIKSLIRLPDIIACAKQNITTVEISAREGTGLAKVLQWLQDEPRSSRISVTGNPG, encoded by the exons ATGTGTCTGCTGCTGGGGGCCGCGGGCGTCGGGAAGACGCTGCTAGTGAAACGCCTGCAGA AGTTGAGCGCCCGCGACTGCAAGGGCGACCTGGGGGAGCCCCCGCCGACGCGGCCCACG GTGGGTACCAACCTTACTGACATCGTGGCCCAGAGAAAGATTACCATCCGGGAGCTCGGGGGTTGCATGGGCCCTATCTGGTCCAGTTACTGCGGAAACTGCCATTCCCTCCTG tTCATGATGGATGCCTCCAACCCCACTCAGCTCTCTGCCTCCTGTGTGCAGCTCTTGGGTCTTCTTTCTTCAGAACAACTTGCAGAAGCATCAGTCTTGATACTCTTCAATAAGAT TGACCTACCCTGTTATATGACTATGGAGGAGATTAAGTCCTTAATCAGGCTCCCCGACATCATTGCTTGTGCCAAGCAGAACATTACTACAGTGGAAATCAGCGCCCGGGAAGGCACTGGGTTGGCCAAGGTGCTGCAGTGGCTCCAGGATGAACCCCGAAGCAGCAG GATATCTGTAACTGGAAATCCAGGATGA
- the Ccdc137 gene encoding coiled-coil domain-containing protein 137 isoform X1 — MEGAESQAAASAGLSRLGGPGRSQAGRRGQQQPRGSQRSAPRLGQRGKKKKKVNCKPQNQDEQEIPFRLREIMRSQQEMKNPLSNKKRKKEAQVAFRRTLEKEAKGMEPDIIVPKFKQRKGESDGSYIQRMEQEAQYVMFLSKNQASRQPEVQVAPKKEKSERKKSFQKRRLDKVRQKKEARAADRLEQELLQDTVKFGEVVLQPPELTAKPRRSETRDQPGQKSLMLRKLLTPSSVCQPLTTSLARQRIMQEERERAVQAYRALKQQQQQRQGILPTQRPGRTQRTLEAQP; from the exons ATGGAGGGAGCTGAGAGCCAAGCTGCGGCGTCCGCGGGGTTGTCGAGGCTTGGCGGTCCAGGGCGATCACAGGCGGGGCGGCGCGGTCAACAGCAGCCGCGCGGGTCGCAGCGCTCGGCCCCGCGGCTGGGGCAGCGCGG caaaaaaaagaagaaggtaaATTGCAAGCCCCAAAACCAGGACGAACAGGAAATCCCTTTCCGGCTCCGGGAGATTATGAGGAGCCAACAGGAGATGAAAAACCCCCTCAgcaacaagaaaaggaagaaggagg CTCAGGTGGCCTTCAGGAGGACTTTAGAGAAGGAAGCAAAGGGAATGGAGCCAGACATCATTGTCCCCAAGTTCAAGCAGAGGAAGGGGGAGTCTGATGGATCTTACATCCAGCGCATGGAGCAGGAGGCTCAGTACGTGATGTTCCTCAGTAAGAACCAGGCTAGCCGTCAGCCAGAGGTGCAGGTGGCTCCCAAGAAGGAGAAGTCTGAGCGGAAGAAATC TTTCCAGAAGCGGCGACTGGATAAAGTCCGGCAGAAGAAGGAGGCAAGGGCAGCAGATAGACTGGAGCAGGAGCTGCTGCAAG ATACAGTAAAGTTTGGAGAAGTCGTCTTGCAGCCCCCAGAGCTGACCGCCAAGCCCAGGAGGAGTGAAACCAGGGACCAG CCTGGCCAGAAGTCACTGATGCTAAGGAAGCTTTTGACCCCCAGCAGTGTGTGCCAGCCCCTGACCACCTCACTGGCCCGGCAGCGAATCATGCAGGAGGAGCGGGAGCGGGCTGTGCAGGCCTACAGAGCtctgaagcagcagcagcagcagcggcagggGATACTGCCTACACAGCGGCCTGGCCGCACCCAGAGGACACTTGAGGCACAGCCATGA
- the Hgs gene encoding hepatocyte growth factor-regulated tyrosine kinase substrate isoform X2, which yields MGRGSGTFERLLDKATSQLLLETDWESILQICDLIRQGDTQAKYAVNSIKKKVNDKNPHVALYALEVMESVVKNCGQTVHDEVANKQTMEELKELLKRQVEVNVRNKILYLIQAWAHAFRNEPKYKVVQDTYQIMKVEGHVFPEFKESDAMFAAERAPDWVDAEECHRCRVQFGVVTRKHHCRACGQIFCGKCSSKYSTIPKFGIEKEVRVCEPCYEQLNKKAEGKATSTTELPPEYLTSPLSQQSQLPPKRDETALQEEEELQLALALSQSEAEEKERLRQKSTYTAHPKAEPTPLASSAPPAGSLYSSPVNSSAPLAEDIDPELARYLNRNYWEKKQEEARKSPTPSAPVPLTEPATQPGEGHAASASVVEAPLPETDSQPITPSGGPFGEQYHNGGSEESHEQFLKALQNAVTTFVNRMKSNHVRGRSITNDSAVLSLFQSLTSMHPQLLELLNQLDERRLYYEGLQDKLAQIRDARGALSALREEHREKLRRAAEEAERQRQIQLAQKLEIMRQKKQEYLEVQRQLAIQRLQEQEKERQMRLEQQKQTVQMRAQMPAFPLPYAQLQAMPAAGGVLYQPSGPTSFPGTFSPAGSVEGSPMHSVYMSQAAPAASPYPSMPGTTADPSMVSAYMYPAGAPGTQAAPQAQAGPTASPAYSSYQPTPTPAYQNVASQAPQSLPAISQPPQPGTMGYMGSQSVSMGYQPYNMQNLMTTLPSQDASLPPQQPYMTGQQPVYQQMAPSGGPPQQQPPVAQQPPAQGPPAQGSEAQLISFD from the exons ATGGGGCGAGGCAGCGGCACCTTCGAGCGTCTCCTAG ACAAAGCCACCAGCCAGCTTCTACTGGAGACCGACTGGGAGTCCATCCTACAGATCTGTGACCTGATCCGTCAGGGGGACACGCA agcaaAATATGCTGTAAATTCCATCAAGAAGAAAGTCAATGACAAAAATCCACATGTGGCCTTGTACGCCCTGGAG GTCATGGAGTCTGTGGTAAAGAACTGTGGCCAGACGGTTCATGACGAGGTGGCTAACAAGCAGACTATGGAGGAGTTGAAGGAGCTGCTAAAG AGACAAGTGGAAGTAAACGTCCGCAACAAGATCCTGTACCTGATCCAAGCCTGGGCACATGCGTTCCGGAACGAGCCCAAGTACAAAGTGGTCCAGGACACCTACCAGATCATGAAGGTGGAGG GACATGTTTTCCCGGAATTCAAGGAAAGTGATGCCATGTTTGCTGCTGAGAGA GCGCCTGACTGGGtggatgcagaggaatgccacCGGTGCAGAGTGCAGTTTGGGGTGGTGACCCGCAAG CACCACTGCCGGGCGTGCGGGCAGATCTTCTGCGGCAAGTGCTCCTCCAAGTACTCCACCATCCCCAAGTTCGGCATTGAGAAGGAGGTGCGCGTGTGTGAGCCCTGCTACGAGCAGCTGAACAA gaaagcagaaggaaaagccACCTCCACGACTGAGCTACCCCCGGAGTACCTGACCAGCCCCCTGTCGCAGCAGTCGCAG CTGCCCCCCAAGCGGGATGAGACAgctctgcaggaggaggaggagctgcagctggccctggccctgtcacagtcagaggcagaggagaaggagaggctG AGACAGAAATCAACATACACTGCACACCCCAAGGCAGAGCCCACACCCCTGGCGTCATCGGCACCCCCAGCTGGCAGCCTGTACTCTTCACCTGTG AACTCTTCAGCGCCTCTGGCTGAAGACATCGACCCTGAG CTTGCACGGTACCTTAACCGGAATTACTGGgagaagaagcaggaggaggcTCGGAAGAGCCCCACACCGTCTGCTCCTGTGCCCCTAACGGAGCCAGCCACCCAGCCCGGGGAGGGGCATGCAGCCTCTGCCAGTGTGGTGGAG GCTCCCCTCCcagagacagattctcagcctATAACTCCCTCTGGTGGCCCCTTCGGTGAG CAGTACCATAATGGAGGATCGGAAGAGAGCCATGAGCAGTTCCTGAAGGCCCTGCAGAACGCGGTCACCACCTTCGTCAACCGCATGAAGAGCAACCACGTGCGGGGCCGCAGCATCACCAACGACTCGGCTGTTCTGTCGCTCTTCCAGTCCCTGACCAGCATGCACCCACAGCTGCTGGAGCTGCTCAACCAGCTGGACGAGCGCAGGT TGTACTATGAGGGGCTGCAGGACAAGCTGGCACAGATCCGGGATGCCCGAGGCGCTCTAAGTGCCCTGCGTGAGGAACACCGTGAAAAGCTGCGCCGGGCAGCAGAAGAGGCTGAGCGCCAGCGCCAGATCCAGCTGGCCCAGAAGCTGGAGATCATGCGGCAGAAGAAGCAG GAGTATCTGGAGGTGCAGAGGCAGCTGGCCATCCAGCGCCTGCAGGAGCAGGAGAAAGAGCGACAGATGCGCCTGGAGCAGCAGAAGCAGACTGTCCAGATGCGCGCCCAGATGCCCGCCTTCCCCCTGCCATACGCCCAG CTCCAGGCCATGCCTGCAGCCGGGGGCGTGCTCTACCAGCCCTCAGGCCCTACCAGCTTCCCTGGCACCTTCAGTCCAGCAGGCTCCGTGGAGGGTTCCCCCATGCACAGCGTGTACATGAGCCAGGCAGCCCCAGCTGCCAGTCCCTACCCCAGCATGCCTGGCACCACAGCAG ATCCTAGCATGGTGAGCGCCTACATGTACCCAGCAGGGGCCCCTGGGACACAGGCAGCCCCACAGGCCCAGGCTGGGCCCACTGCAAGTCCCGCCTACTCGTCCTACCAgcccactcccaccccagcctACCAG AATGTGGCCTCTCAGGCCCCGCAGAGCCTCCCAGCCATCTCCCAGCCTCCACAGCCAGGCACCATGGGCTACATGGGAAGCCAGTCAGTGTCCATGGGCTACCAGCCATACAACATGCAG AATCTTATGACCACCCTCCCTAGCCAGGATGCATCCCTGCCACCCCAGCAGCCCTACATGACAGGACAACAGCCCGTGTACCAGCAG ATGGCGCCCTCAGGCGGTCCTCCCCAGCAGCAGCCTCCTGTGGCCCAGCAGCCCCCTGCACAGGGGCCTCCGGCACAGGGCAGTGAAGCCCAGCTCATCTCCTTTGACTGA
- the Hgs gene encoding hepatocyte growth factor-regulated tyrosine kinase substrate isoform X1, whose translation MGRGSGTFERLLDKATSQLLLETDWESILQICDLIRQGDTQAKYAVNSIKKKVNDKNPHVALYALEVMESVVKNCGQTVHDEVANKQTMEELKELLKRQVEVNVRNKILYLIQAWAHAFRNEPKYKVVQDTYQIMKVEGHVFPEFKESDAMFAAERAPDWVDAEECHRCRVQFGVVTRKHHCRACGQIFCGKCSSKYSTIPKFGIEKEVRVCEPCYEQLNKKAEGKATSTTELPPEYLTSPLSQQSQLPPKRDETALQEEEELQLALALSQSEAEEKERLRQKSTYTAHPKAEPTPLASSAPPAGSLYSSPVNSSAPLAEDIDPELARYLNRNYWEKKQEEARKSPTPSAPVPLTEPATQPGEGHAASASVVEAPLPETDSQPITPSGGPFGEQQYHNGGSEESHEQFLKALQNAVTTFVNRMKSNHVRGRSITNDSAVLSLFQSLTSMHPQLLELLNQLDERRLYYEGLQDKLAQIRDARGALSALREEHREKLRRAAEEAERQRQIQLAQKLEIMRQKKQEYLEVQRQLAIQRLQEQEKERQMRLEQQKQTVQMRAQMPAFPLPYAQLQAMPAAGGVLYQPSGPTSFPGTFSPAGSVEGSPMHSVYMSQAAPAASPYPSMPGTTADPSMVSAYMYPAGAPGTQAAPQAQAGPTASPAYSSYQPTPTPAYQNVASQAPQSLPAISQPPQPGTMGYMGSQSVSMGYQPYNMQNLMTTLPSQDASLPPQQPYMTGQQPVYQQMAPSGGPPQQQPPVAQQPPAQGPPAQGSEAQLISFD comes from the exons ATGGGGCGAGGCAGCGGCACCTTCGAGCGTCTCCTAG ACAAAGCCACCAGCCAGCTTCTACTGGAGACCGACTGGGAGTCCATCCTACAGATCTGTGACCTGATCCGTCAGGGGGACACGCA agcaaAATATGCTGTAAATTCCATCAAGAAGAAAGTCAATGACAAAAATCCACATGTGGCCTTGTACGCCCTGGAG GTCATGGAGTCTGTGGTAAAGAACTGTGGCCAGACGGTTCATGACGAGGTGGCTAACAAGCAGACTATGGAGGAGTTGAAGGAGCTGCTAAAG AGACAAGTGGAAGTAAACGTCCGCAACAAGATCCTGTACCTGATCCAAGCCTGGGCACATGCGTTCCGGAACGAGCCCAAGTACAAAGTGGTCCAGGACACCTACCAGATCATGAAGGTGGAGG GACATGTTTTCCCGGAATTCAAGGAAAGTGATGCCATGTTTGCTGCTGAGAGA GCGCCTGACTGGGtggatgcagaggaatgccacCGGTGCAGAGTGCAGTTTGGGGTGGTGACCCGCAAG CACCACTGCCGGGCGTGCGGGCAGATCTTCTGCGGCAAGTGCTCCTCCAAGTACTCCACCATCCCCAAGTTCGGCATTGAGAAGGAGGTGCGCGTGTGTGAGCCCTGCTACGAGCAGCTGAACAA gaaagcagaaggaaaagccACCTCCACGACTGAGCTACCCCCGGAGTACCTGACCAGCCCCCTGTCGCAGCAGTCGCAG CTGCCCCCCAAGCGGGATGAGACAgctctgcaggaggaggaggagctgcagctggccctggccctgtcacagtcagaggcagaggagaaggagaggctG AGACAGAAATCAACATACACTGCACACCCCAAGGCAGAGCCCACACCCCTGGCGTCATCGGCACCCCCAGCTGGCAGCCTGTACTCTTCACCTGTG AACTCTTCAGCGCCTCTGGCTGAAGACATCGACCCTGAG CTTGCACGGTACCTTAACCGGAATTACTGGgagaagaagcaggaggaggcTCGGAAGAGCCCCACACCGTCTGCTCCTGTGCCCCTAACGGAGCCAGCCACCCAGCCCGGGGAGGGGCATGCAGCCTCTGCCAGTGTGGTGGAG GCTCCCCTCCcagagacagattctcagcctATAACTCCCTCTGGTGGCCCCTTCGGTGAG CAGCAGTACCATAATGGAGGATCGGAAGAGAGCCATGAGCAGTTCCTGAAGGCCCTGCAGAACGCGGTCACCACCTTCGTCAACCGCATGAAGAGCAACCACGTGCGGGGCCGCAGCATCACCAACGACTCGGCTGTTCTGTCGCTCTTCCAGTCCCTGACCAGCATGCACCCACAGCTGCTGGAGCTGCTCAACCAGCTGGACGAGCGCAGGT TGTACTATGAGGGGCTGCAGGACAAGCTGGCACAGATCCGGGATGCCCGAGGCGCTCTAAGTGCCCTGCGTGAGGAACACCGTGAAAAGCTGCGCCGGGCAGCAGAAGAGGCTGAGCGCCAGCGCCAGATCCAGCTGGCCCAGAAGCTGGAGATCATGCGGCAGAAGAAGCAG GAGTATCTGGAGGTGCAGAGGCAGCTGGCCATCCAGCGCCTGCAGGAGCAGGAGAAAGAGCGACAGATGCGCCTGGAGCAGCAGAAGCAGACTGTCCAGATGCGCGCCCAGATGCCCGCCTTCCCCCTGCCATACGCCCAG CTCCAGGCCATGCCTGCAGCCGGGGGCGTGCTCTACCAGCCCTCAGGCCCTACCAGCTTCCCTGGCACCTTCAGTCCAGCAGGCTCCGTGGAGGGTTCCCCCATGCACAGCGTGTACATGAGCCAGGCAGCCCCAGCTGCCAGTCCCTACCCCAGCATGCCTGGCACCACAGCAG ATCCTAGCATGGTGAGCGCCTACATGTACCCAGCAGGGGCCCCTGGGACACAGGCAGCCCCACAGGCCCAGGCTGGGCCCACTGCAAGTCCCGCCTACTCGTCCTACCAgcccactcccaccccagcctACCAG AATGTGGCCTCTCAGGCCCCGCAGAGCCTCCCAGCCATCTCCCAGCCTCCACAGCCAGGCACCATGGGCTACATGGGAAGCCAGTCAGTGTCCATGGGCTACCAGCCATACAACATGCAG AATCTTATGACCACCCTCCCTAGCCAGGATGCATCCCTGCCACCCCAGCAGCCCTACATGACAGGACAACAGCCCGTGTACCAGCAG ATGGCGCCCTCAGGCGGTCCTCCCCAGCAGCAGCCTCCTGTGGCCCAGCAGCCCCCTGCACAGGGGCCTCCGGCACAGGGCAGTGAAGCCCAGCTCATCTCCTTTGACTGA
- the Arl16 gene encoding ADP-ribosylation factor-like protein 16 isoform X2: MGPIWSSYCGNCHSLLFMMDASNPTQLSASCVQLLGLLSSEQLAEASVLILFNKIDLPCYMTMEEIKSLIRLPDIIACAKQNITTVEISAREGTGLAKVLQWLQDEPRSSRISVTGNPG; encoded by the exons ATGGGCCCTATCTGGTCCAGTTACTGCGGAAACTGCCATTCCCTCCTG tTCATGATGGATGCCTCCAACCCCACTCAGCTCTCTGCCTCCTGTGTGCAGCTCTTGGGTCTTCTTTCTTCAGAACAACTTGCAGAAGCATCAGTCTTGATACTCTTCAATAAGAT TGACCTACCCTGTTATATGACTATGGAGGAGATTAAGTCCTTAATCAGGCTCCCCGACATCATTGCTTGTGCCAAGCAGAACATTACTACAGTGGAAATCAGCGCCCGGGAAGGCACTGGGTTGGCCAAGGTGCTGCAGTGGCTCCAGGATGAACCCCGAAGCAGCAG GATATCTGTAACTGGAAATCCAGGATGA
- the Slc25a10 gene encoding mitochondrial dicarboxylate carrier: MAAEARVSRWYFGGLASCGAACCTHPLDLLKVHLQTQQEVKLRMTGMALRVVRSDGVLALYNGLSASLCRQMTYSLTRFAIYETVRDHLTKGSQGPLPFSSKVLLGGVSGLTGGFVGTPADLVNVRMQNDMKLPSSQRRNYAHALDGLYRVAREEGLKKLFSGATMASSRGALVTVGQLSCYDQAKQLVLSTGYLSDNTFTHCVASFIAGGCATFLCQPLDVLKTRLMNSKGEYQGVFHCAMETAKLGPLAFYKGLFPAGVRLIPHTVLTFVFLEQLRKHFGVKVLT, from the exons ATGGCGGCCGAGGCGCGCGTGTCGCGCTGGTACTTCGGGGGCCTGGCCTCCTGCGGGGCCGCCTGCTGCACGCACCCGCTGGACCTGCTCAAG GTGCACCTGCAGACCCAGCAGGAGGTGAAGCTGCGCATGACGGGCATGGCGCTGCGGGTGGTGCGCTCGGACGGCGTGCTGGCCCTCTACAACGGCCTGAGCGCCTCGCTCTGTAGACAG ATGACCTACTCGCTGACTCGGTTCGCCATCTACGAAACTGTCCGGGACCACCTGACCAAGGGCAGCCAGGGGCCTCTCCCCTTCTCCAGCAAGGTGTTGCTGGGTGGAGTCAGTG GTTTAACCGGAGGCTTTGTTGGGACCCCAGCGGATTTGGTCAATGTCAG GATGCAGAACGACATGAAGCTGCCCTCAAGTCAGCGGCGCAA CTACGCCCATGCCCTGGACGGCCTGTACCGTGTGGCCCGTGAAG AGGGTCTGAAGAAGCTGTTCTCAGGTGCAACTATGGCCTCCAGCCGCGGGGCCCTCGTCACCGTGGGTCAG CTGTCCTGCTATGACCAGGCCAAGCAGCTGGTCCTCAGCACCGGGTACCTTTCTGACAACACCTTCACCCACTGTGTCGCCAGCTTCATTGCG GGTGGATGTGCCACGTTCCTGTGCCAGCCCCTGGACGTGCTGAAGACCCGCCTGATGAACTCCAAGGGGGAGTATCAG GGTGTGTTCCACTGTGCTATGGAGACTGCGAAGCTCGGACCACTGGCCTTTTACAAG GGCCTCTTTCCTGCGGGCGTCCGGCTCATCCCTCACACTGTGCTCACCTTCGTGTTTCTGGAGCAGCTGCGGAAGCACTTCGGTGTCAAAGTGCTGACCTGA
- the Ccdc137 gene encoding coiled-coil domain-containing protein 137 isoform X3 gives MEGAESQAAASAGLSRLGGPGRSQAGRRGQQQPRGSQRSAPRLGQRGKKKKKVAFRRTLEKEAKGMEPDIIVPKFKQRKGESDGSYIQRMEQEAQYVMFLSKNQASRQPEVQVAPKKEKSERKKSFQKRRLDKVRQKKEARAADRLEQELLQDTVKFGEVVLQPPELTAKPRRSETRDQPGQKSLMLRKLLTPSSVCQPLTTSLARQRIMQEERERAVQAYRALKQQQQQRQGILPTQRPGRTQRTLEAQP, from the exons ATGGAGGGAGCTGAGAGCCAAGCTGCGGCGTCCGCGGGGTTGTCGAGGCTTGGCGGTCCAGGGCGATCACAGGCGGGGCGGCGCGGTCAACAGCAGCCGCGCGGGTCGCAGCGCTCGGCCCCGCGGCTGGGGCAGCGCGG caaaaaaaagaagaag GTGGCCTTCAGGAGGACTTTAGAGAAGGAAGCAAAGGGAATGGAGCCAGACATCATTGTCCCCAAGTTCAAGCAGAGGAAGGGGGAGTCTGATGGATCTTACATCCAGCGCATGGAGCAGGAGGCTCAGTACGTGATGTTCCTCAGTAAGAACCAGGCTAGCCGTCAGCCAGAGGTGCAGGTGGCTCCCAAGAAGGAGAAGTCTGAGCGGAAGAAATC TTTCCAGAAGCGGCGACTGGATAAAGTCCGGCAGAAGAAGGAGGCAAGGGCAGCAGATAGACTGGAGCAGGAGCTGCTGCAAG ATACAGTAAAGTTTGGAGAAGTCGTCTTGCAGCCCCCAGAGCTGACCGCCAAGCCCAGGAGGAGTGAAACCAGGGACCAG CCTGGCCAGAAGTCACTGATGCTAAGGAAGCTTTTGACCCCCAGCAGTGTGTGCCAGCCCCTGACCACCTCACTGGCCCGGCAGCGAATCATGCAGGAGGAGCGGGAGCGGGCTGTGCAGGCCTACAGAGCtctgaagcagcagcagcagcagcggcagggGATACTGCCTACACAGCGGCCTGGCCGCACCCAGAGGACACTTGAGGCACAGCCATGA
- the Ccdc137 gene encoding coiled-coil domain-containing protein 137 isoform X2 yields the protein MEGAESQAAASAGLSRLGGPGRSQAGRRGQQQPRGSQRSAPRLGQRGKKKKKVNCKPQNQDEQEIPFRLREIMRSQQEMKNPLSNKKRKKEAQVAFRRTLEKEAKGMEPDIIVPKFKQRKGESDGSYIQRMEQEAQYVMFLSKNQASRQPEVQVAPKKEKSERKKSFQKRRLDKVRQKKEARAADRLEQELLQDTVKFGEVVLQPPELTAKPRRSETRDQVWGTSSVCQPLTTSLARQRIMQEERERAVQAYRALKQQQQQRQGILPTQRPGRTQRTLEAQP from the exons ATGGAGGGAGCTGAGAGCCAAGCTGCGGCGTCCGCGGGGTTGTCGAGGCTTGGCGGTCCAGGGCGATCACAGGCGGGGCGGCGCGGTCAACAGCAGCCGCGCGGGTCGCAGCGCTCGGCCCCGCGGCTGGGGCAGCGCGG caaaaaaaagaagaaggtaaATTGCAAGCCCCAAAACCAGGACGAACAGGAAATCCCTTTCCGGCTCCGGGAGATTATGAGGAGCCAACAGGAGATGAAAAACCCCCTCAgcaacaagaaaaggaagaaggagg CTCAGGTGGCCTTCAGGAGGACTTTAGAGAAGGAAGCAAAGGGAATGGAGCCAGACATCATTGTCCCCAAGTTCAAGCAGAGGAAGGGGGAGTCTGATGGATCTTACATCCAGCGCATGGAGCAGGAGGCTCAGTACGTGATGTTCCTCAGTAAGAACCAGGCTAGCCGTCAGCCAGAGGTGCAGGTGGCTCCCAAGAAGGAGAAGTCTGAGCGGAAGAAATC TTTCCAGAAGCGGCGACTGGATAAAGTCCGGCAGAAGAAGGAGGCAAGGGCAGCAGATAGACTGGAGCAGGAGCTGCTGCAAG ATACAGTAAAGTTTGGAGAAGTCGTCTTGCAGCCCCCAGAGCTGACCGCCAAGCCCAGGAGGAGTGAAACCAGGGACCAGGTATGGGGTACCAG CAGTGTGTGCCAGCCCCTGACCACCTCACTGGCCCGGCAGCGAATCATGCAGGAGGAGCGGGAGCGGGCTGTGCAGGCCTACAGAGCtctgaagcagcagcagcagcagcggcagggGATACTGCCTACACAGCGGCCTGGCCGCACCCAGAGGACACTTGAGGCACAGCCATGA